From Nitrospirota bacterium, the proteins below share one genomic window:
- a CDS encoding outer membrane beta-barrel protein has product MGTVALIFISPCATHAEPYVAGFAGYGLSAQLSDVRGDAGVTGSDLGLQNSPIYGLKVGYFLDNLKYFGGEAEVYTATPYLKQQHFMVSGSGGNIVPGDHVRVTTAAFNVVYRYPGEFVQPYAGAGLGLFWYTSPSSTAGSAVRPGLNVLAGMRGFMTKHIAVFGEYKFNQANFLPFGGGFKADYSAHFVVFGVGYHF; this is encoded by the coding sequence ATGGGAACGGTTGCTCTGATCTTTATCTCTCCCTGTGCGACCCATGCGGAACCCTACGTGGCAGGGTTTGCTGGGTATGGACTTTCGGCGCAATTGAGCGACGTCAGGGGAGATGCGGGCGTCACCGGATCGGATCTCGGTCTCCAGAATTCTCCGATCTATGGGTTGAAGGTGGGGTACTTTCTGGACAACCTGAAGTATTTCGGAGGCGAAGCGGAAGTGTATACGGCGACTCCGTATCTCAAGCAGCAGCACTTCATGGTGAGCGGTTCGGGCGGAAATATTGTTCCCGGTGATCATGTTCGGGTGACCACGGCGGCGTTTAACGTGGTGTACCGTTATCCCGGTGAATTCGTTCAACCCTACGCGGGGGCCGGACTCGGCCTCTTCTGGTACACCTCTCCTTCGTCGACGGCGGGCTCTGCGGTCCGGCCGGGCTTGAACGTCTTGGCCGGAATGCGGGGGTTCATGACGAAGCACATCGCCGTCTTTGGTGAATACAAGTTCAACCAAGCAAACTTCCTTCCCTTTGGCGGCGGCTTTAAAGCCGATTACAGCGCTCACTTTGTGGTGTTCGGAGTCGGGTATCACTTCTGA
- a CDS encoding helix-turn-helix transcriptional regulator yields the protein MKHSERLQAAFGKAMRGARMALGISQEELAARAQLHRTYVGDIERGKRNLSLVNMVKVAEALGKKLSDLVRDMERHLRKSGVER from the coding sequence ATGAAACATTCGGAGCGGTTGCAGGCGGCGTTTGGCAAGGCCATGAGAGGGGCTCGCATGGCGCTTGGGATTTCCCAGGAGGAACTGGCTGCTCGGGCGCAACTCCACCGGACTTACGTGGGGGACATCGAACGAGGCAAGCGCAATCTAAGTCTTGTGAATATGGTTAAGGTAGCGGAGGCCTTAGGCAAGAAACTCAGCGATTTGGTCCGTGACATGGAACGGCATTTACGGAAGTCAGGCGTGGAGAGATAG
- a CDS encoding FtsX-like permease family protein, whose translation MGVLLSRLEALLMLGRGHFFERPVRTLLTVAGVALGVSASVAVRTANVDVLKSFQDAVMTVAGSATLQVSGGELGLDETVITIVREHPDVTSASPVIEQGVRVAAGPHRGQSFVVLGLDLLEAAELKSFRVRSEGTGERALHSLLSATALFVGRRLAAELGLTQGSTLDILVGNRLRQITVKGVIEPPSGPPSVWEDLAVMDIAAAQMLFGMVGRLDRIDVVTAPTRPVDDVQAALQAIVPPSVVVQRPAQRSRQVEEMVRAFQLNLGVLSGVGLLVGMFLIYNTVSFAVAQRRREIGIFRALGMSERAVAGLFLAEAAAIGIVGGLLGGALGLALAKGLVSLLSRTVSDLYVSVVGTGDRTGIGMEAILGVLAEGALIGGLVSMVGALGPSLDAGRTVPVLALAPGGYEASRQLRRRTLAGVGCAFLIASGLLAMPGPISGLPVFGYLSTLCLLVGLSCLAPLLIQGVWAVTHRRRRDDLSASGALRAIAADQTARSPGRNGVTVSALMIGLAIMVGVGIMVRSFRHTVEIWINETVIADLVLAPSLWLRGTQHGTLDKRLPREWGALVASVPGVAAVDAYRDLRIDIQGRSTALVSRDLRLHAERSRYLFVSGDSAAILRRAAAKDGVILSEVLAGYLGVKQGDTLSLMTPSGEQRFPIMGVFYDYATDGGKVVMDQSLYRRLWRDDSVTVFPVYLEPGADLNTVRKAIAQKLAGESAAYAPPALISNAELKREILDIFDRTFFLTYALEAIAVIIAVLGIVNTLLTSVLERQRELATLRAIGASEQQIHRLVLWEAGYLGVLGAALGLAGGILLSLLLIKVINKQSFGWTIQPILPMGVLVQAVVLAVAAALLAGYVPARWAGKQPIVEGLRYE comes from the coding sequence ATGGGCGTCTTGTTGAGTCGGCTTGAAGCCCTGCTGATGCTGGGTCGGGGACATTTCTTCGAACGGCCGGTCAGGACCCTGTTGACCGTCGCTGGCGTGGCCCTCGGTGTTTCGGCGTCGGTGGCGGTCAGGACGGCGAACGTGGATGTCCTGAAGTCGTTTCAAGATGCCGTCATGACCGTGGCCGGGTCCGCGACCTTGCAGGTGTCCGGCGGAGAACTGGGGCTGGATGAAACGGTCATCACCATCGTCCGCGAGCACCCGGATGTCACGTCGGCGTCCCCGGTCATCGAACAGGGGGTTCGCGTGGCGGCGGGCCCGCATCGCGGCCAGTCCTTTGTGGTGTTGGGACTGGACCTGTTGGAGGCGGCCGAGCTGAAGTCGTTTCGTGTTCGAAGCGAGGGTACCGGGGAACGGGCGCTCCACTCCTTGCTTTCAGCGACAGCGCTGTTCGTCGGGCGCCGGCTGGCGGCTGAGTTGGGTCTGACCCAAGGGAGCACGCTGGACATTCTGGTCGGCAACCGCCTGCGTCAAATCACCGTTAAGGGAGTGATCGAACCGCCGTCCGGGCCCCCCTCGGTCTGGGAGGATCTGGCCGTGATGGACATCGCCGCGGCGCAGATGCTCTTCGGGATGGTCGGGCGCCTCGACCGGATCGATGTGGTCACGGCCCCCACCCGGCCGGTCGATGACGTTCAAGCGGCGTTACAGGCCATCGTGCCCCCCTCCGTGGTCGTGCAGCGGCCGGCTCAACGGAGCCGGCAAGTGGAGGAGATGGTCCGCGCGTTCCAACTGAACCTGGGCGTCCTCAGCGGCGTCGGGCTCTTGGTGGGAATGTTCCTCATCTACAACACCGTGTCGTTCGCAGTGGCGCAGCGGCGCCGGGAAATCGGCATCTTCCGGGCGCTCGGGATGTCCGAACGGGCGGTGGCCGGCCTGTTTCTCGCTGAGGCGGCGGCCATCGGGATTGTCGGCGGGCTGCTCGGCGGCGCGCTCGGTTTGGCGCTGGCCAAAGGGCTTGTGTCGTTGCTGAGCCGGACGGTGTCCGACCTCTATGTATCGGTGGTCGGGACCGGCGATCGCACGGGGATCGGGATGGAGGCGATTCTGGGTGTGTTGGCGGAAGGCGCGCTGATCGGCGGGCTGGTCTCAATGGTGGGGGCATTAGGGCCGAGCCTGGACGCCGGCCGGACGGTTCCGGTGCTCGCGTTGGCACCCGGCGGCTACGAAGCGAGCCGGCAACTGCGCAGGCGCACGCTCGCGGGGGTCGGGTGCGCTTTTTTGATCGCCTCTGGGCTGCTGGCCATGCCCGGACCGATTTCGGGACTGCCGGTGTTCGGCTACCTCTCCACGCTGTGCTTGCTGGTCGGTCTGTCGTGTCTGGCGCCGCTGCTGATCCAGGGGGTCTGGGCCGTGACGCACCGCCGGAGACGGGACGATCTATCGGCCTCCGGCGCGCTTCGGGCGATCGCAGCGGATCAGACGGCGCGTTCGCCAGGTCGCAACGGCGTCACGGTGTCCGCGCTGATGATCGGTCTGGCGATCATGGTCGGAGTCGGGATCATGGTCCGCAGCTTTCGCCACACGGTCGAAATCTGGATCAACGAGACGGTGATCGCGGACCTAGTGCTTGCGCCGAGCCTGTGGCTGCGCGGGACCCAGCACGGCACGCTGGACAAACGGCTCCCCCGCGAGTGGGGGGCGCTCGTCGCCTCGGTCCCCGGTGTGGCGGCGGTGGATGCCTACCGTGACCTGCGGATCGACATTCAGGGCCGATCGACCGCGCTGGTCTCGCGCGATTTGCGGCTCCATGCCGAGCGGAGCCGATACCTGTTTGTCTCGGGAGATTCCGCCGCGATCCTCCGGCGCGCGGCCGCCAAAGACGGGGTGATCCTCTCGGAGGTTCTGGCGGGGTACCTCGGTGTCAAACAAGGGGATACGCTGTCGTTGATGACTCCGTCCGGTGAACAACGTTTCCCGATCATGGGCGTGTTCTACGACTACGCCACCGACGGCGGGAAAGTCGTCATGGACCAGAGCCTCTACCGCCGGCTGTGGAGGGACGACAGCGTGACGGTGTTTCCGGTGTATCTGGAGCCGGGCGCGGATCTGAATACGGTGCGGAAGGCGATCGCTCAGAAGCTAGCGGGCGAATCAGCGGCGTACGCGCCCCCCGCGCTCATCAGCAACGCCGAGCTGAAGCGCGAAATTCTGGACATCTTCGACCGGACCTTTTTCCTGACCTATGCGCTGGAGGCGATCGCGGTCATCATCGCCGTCCTGGGCATCGTGAACACATTGCTCACGTCCGTGCTGGAGCGGCAGCGGGAATTAGCTACTCTACGGGCGATCGGCGCCAGCGAACAACAGATTCACCGTTTAGTGCTCTGGGAGGCCGGCTATCTGGGCGTGCTGGGCGCCGCCCTGGGCCTGGCAGGCGGCATCCTGCTCTCGCTCCTGCTGATCAAGGTGATCAACAAGCAGTCGTTCGGTTGGACGATTCAACCCATACTGCCGATGGGCGTGCTCGTCCAAGCGGTGGTGCTGGCCGTGGCGGCCGCCCTCCTCGCCGGCTACGTCCCGGCCCGCTGGGCGGGCAAACAGCCGATCGTGGAGGGGCTGCGGTATGAATAG
- a CDS encoding response regulator transcription factor — protein sequence MAKPARTKKASRPRAARRARRSGGLTPRQKQILRFVAQGMTNREIAAQLAISVRTVEVHRFNLMRRLKVRNVAQLLRQALLHGLLPKNFALR from the coding sequence ATGGCCAAACCTGCCAGGACCAAAAAGGCGAGCAGACCTCGGGCGGCGAGAAGAGCCAGGCGAAGCGGTGGGCTCACGCCTCGTCAAAAGCAGATTCTGCGTTTCGTGGCGCAGGGGATGACGAACCGTGAGATCGCCGCCCAGCTCGCGATCAGCGTCCGAACCGTGGAAGTCCACCGTTTCAACCTGATGCGGCGCCTGAAGGTGCGCAACGTGGCGCAACTGCTGCGCCAGGCTCTGCTCCACGGGCTCCTCCCGAAGAACTTCGCGCTCAGGTAA
- a CDS encoding dihydroorotate oxidase translates to MDLSVIIAGVRFPSCFMNAAGARCVTREELEALGRSRAGAIVTKSMTLEPRQGNPEPRYYGFPGGSINSMGLPNLGYRAYAELIPSLRRFGKPVLASVAGLCEDDFVTIAEVITKSGPDLIELNLSCPNIPGKPQIGYDPEASERLIRRVRQVITVPMGVKLPPYFDPAHHDVMAQVIGRAGVDFLSLINSVGNALVIDPERETAVIKPKGGFGGLGGPVIKPVALANVRAFWTRFQDRLPIIGTGGVMTGTDAFEHLLCGASAVQIGTVLVEEGLGAFERLEQELSAVLDKKGYASPAACRGKLKEL, encoded by the coding sequence GTGGACTTGTCCGTCATTATAGCCGGCGTGCGGTTTCCCAGTTGCTTCATGAACGCGGCGGGCGCGCGCTGCGTGACGCGGGAGGAGCTGGAAGCGCTGGGCCGCTCCCGCGCCGGCGCGATCGTCACCAAGTCCATGACGCTGGAGCCGCGCCAGGGTAACCCGGAACCGCGCTACTACGGATTTCCGGGCGGCTCGATCAACTCCATGGGTCTGCCCAATCTCGGCTATCGCGCCTATGCGGAACTCATTCCCTCGCTCCGTCGATTCGGCAAGCCGGTCCTCGCCAGCGTGGCCGGGCTCTGCGAAGACGACTTCGTCACGATCGCCGAGGTCATCACGAAGAGCGGACCGGATCTGATCGAACTCAACCTTTCCTGTCCTAACATTCCCGGCAAGCCGCAGATCGGCTACGATCCGGAGGCTTCCGAACGGCTCATTCGAAGAGTTCGGCAGGTGATTACGGTGCCGATGGGCGTGAAGCTGCCTCCCTACTTCGATCCGGCCCATCACGACGTTATGGCGCAGGTGATCGGCCGGGCCGGCGTGGATTTTCTCTCGTTGATCAATTCCGTCGGCAACGCGTTGGTGATCGATCCTGAACGGGAAACCGCGGTGATCAAGCCGAAGGGCGGGTTCGGCGGGTTGGGCGGCCCGGTGATCAAACCGGTGGCGCTGGCGAACGTCCGGGCGTTCTGGACTCGGTTTCAGGACAGGCTGCCGATCATCGGGACCGGCGGAGTGATGACCGGCACCGACGCCTTCGAGCATCTCCTGTGCGGCGCGTCGGCGGTTCAGATCGGCACGGTCCTGGTCGAGGAGGGATTGGGGGCGTTCGAGCGGCTGGAACAGGAGTTGTCGGCGGTGCTGGACAAGAAAGGCTACGCCTCGCCGGCGGCCTGCCGCGGCAAACTGAAAGAATTGTGA
- a CDS encoding ABC transporter ATP-binding protein, with product MVKLVHVSKEYSRGDAKVVALRDVTLEIERGDFCAFVGPSGCGKSTLLNLVGGLDLPTAGEIVIDGRPTSGFTAAEWTRLRRELIGILFQAFHLVPGLTAAENVALPLLLKGESGAKVRKRVAETLELVGMRARDRHRPAELSGGEQQRVAIARALIHRPSLILADEPTGNLDSKSGAEIIALLRSLPQQFGHTILLVTHSATAAREADYVWHMQDGQLAARTTPQLITQGA from the coding sequence GTGGTCAAGCTGGTCCATGTCTCGAAGGAATACAGCCGCGGCGACGCCAAGGTCGTGGCACTGCGGGACGTCACGCTGGAGATCGAGCGAGGGGACTTCTGCGCCTTCGTCGGACCGAGCGGGTGCGGCAAGAGCACGCTGCTCAATCTCGTGGGTGGGTTGGACCTTCCCACGGCGGGTGAGATCGTCATCGACGGCCGGCCGACCTCCGGATTCACCGCCGCCGAATGGACAAGGTTGCGGCGTGAGCTGATCGGGATCCTCTTTCAGGCCTTCCATCTCGTCCCCGGCCTGACTGCGGCGGAGAACGTCGCGCTGCCGCTCCTGCTGAAAGGGGAGAGCGGGGCAAAGGTGCGAAAGCGGGTGGCCGAGACGCTGGAGTTGGTCGGCATGCGCGCGCGCGACCGGCACCGACCGGCGGAACTGTCGGGCGGCGAACAGCAACGAGTGGCGATCGCCCGCGCCCTGATTCACCGGCCGAGCTTGATTCTGGCCGATGAGCCGACCGGCAATCTCGATTCCAAGAGCGGGGCGGAGATCATCGCGCTGCTGCGGTCGTTGCCGCAACAATTTGGCCACACGATCCTGTTGGTGACCCACAGCGCGACGGCGGCCCGGGAGGCCGACTACGTCTGGCATATGCAGGACGGACAACTGGCGGCCCGCACGACTCCCCAGCTCATCACACAAGGCGCGTGA
- a CDS encoding ComF family protein, whose product MLTPPVELGFTRRHVGRLLSTLARRTLNTLLPVECAVCRTPLTDDPVPFFCRRCWSAIEPFHGPSCPRCHQPFPSAVSLLHSPTHLCGACRKTKPAYTEAWSLYPYVPPLQEAIRLFKYGGKVTLADALAELLNRALPEPPAADLVMPVPLHPARLREREFNQSLLLADRLSRRLRIPLSFTNLVRARATEAQTRLRRSARLKNLRRAFQVRRPQEVAGKRVLLIDDVWTTGTTINECAKALRKAGTGDVFALTVARAVSPDLLSARVEADLPSPAPIPN is encoded by the coding sequence ATGCTCACACCCCCCGTCGAACTCGGTTTTACCCGGCGTCACGTCGGCCGCCTACTCTCGACCTTGGCCCGCCGAACGCTCAATACCCTCCTGCCGGTCGAGTGCGCGGTCTGCCGGACTCCATTGACCGACGATCCGGTCCCGTTTTTCTGCCGGCGCTGCTGGTCCGCGATCGAACCGTTCCACGGTCCCTCCTGTCCGCGATGTCATCAGCCGTTTCCGTCCGCCGTGTCCCTGCTCCACAGTCCTACTCATCTTTGCGGCGCCTGCCGCAAGACCAAACCGGCCTACACCGAAGCCTGGTCGCTCTATCCCTATGTTCCGCCGCTCCAGGAAGCCATCCGCCTGTTTAAATACGGCGGCAAGGTGACGCTGGCGGATGCCTTGGCCGAGTTACTGAACCGCGCCTTACCGGAACCGCCGGCCGCCGACCTCGTCATGCCGGTGCCGCTCCATCCGGCCCGATTGAGAGAACGGGAATTCAACCAGTCGTTGCTCCTGGCCGACCGGCTGAGCCGACGGCTGCGCATCCCCCTGTCCTTCACGAACCTGGTCCGCGCCCGGGCAACGGAAGCGCAGACAAGACTCCGGCGGTCGGCGCGGCTCAAGAACCTGCGGCGGGCCTTCCAGGTGCGGCGCCCGCAGGAGGTCGCGGGCAAACGCGTGTTGCTGATCGACGACGTGTGGACGACCGGAACGACCATCAACGAGTGCGCCAAGGCGTTGAGGAAGGCCGGCACGGGCGACGTGTTCGCCCTCACGGTGGCGCGGGCGGTGAGTCCCGATCTGCTCTCCGCCCGTGTCGAGGCGGACCTTCCCTCGCCGGCACCGATCCCGAACTGA
- a CDS encoding FmdB family zinc ribbon protein, translating to MPIYEYRCRDCGKRSSHLVLSISNPSPVSCKHCRSANVERLMSRFAAPKSEEARLESLADPSNFGDLDENDPQSMARFMKKMGREMGEDFGDELDEAIEESGGDPAESNTTDID from the coding sequence ATGCCCATCTACGAATATCGCTGCCGCGACTGCGGCAAACGAAGCAGCCACCTGGTGTTGAGCATCAGCAATCCGTCACCGGTCTCGTGCAAGCACTGTCGGAGCGCGAACGTCGAACGGCTCATGTCCCGCTTCGCCGCGCCCAAATCAGAGGAAGCCCGCCTCGAGTCGCTGGCGGACCCCAGCAACTTCGGCGATCTAGATGAGAACGATCCGCAAAGCATGGCCCGGTTCATGAAAAAGATGGGGCGGGAAATGGGCGAGGACTTCGGTGATGAATTGGATGAAGCCATCGAAGAGTCCGGCGGCGACCCGGCGGAGTCGAACACCACTGACATCGATTGA
- a CDS encoding helix-turn-helix domain-containing protein has translation MPKEVRNELLTVAETCRYLKVTPRTLYRYIRNRRLPGFKLGKEWRFVRSDLEQWIRQRADESRP, from the coding sequence ATGCCCAAAGAGGTCCGGAACGAATTGCTGACCGTGGCCGAGACGTGTCGCTATCTCAAGGTCACGCCCCGCACGCTCTATCGCTATATCCGGAACCGCCGGCTGCCGGGTTTCAAGCTTGGAAAGGAGTGGCGGTTCGTGCGGTCCGACCTCGAACAGTGGATCCGGCAGCGGGCCGACGAATCCCGTCCCTGA
- a CDS encoding cell division/cell wall cluster transcriptional repressor MraZ — translation MFAGEYLCKVDEKGRFIVPSPLREQVEAQGNGVVFLKGPEQSLWLYSMGEWEKVLERTKTTLDEDQSRLFMHFIVSEAGTSEIDKAGRILIPGRLRKLIPVDEDQEIVLVGLYHRLEIWNPAEWRRYLSKTEDRYEQHLSKILNLL, via the coding sequence ATGTTTGCCGGCGAATACCTCTGCAAGGTCGATGAAAAAGGCCGGTTCATCGTCCCCTCGCCCCTTCGGGAGCAAGTCGAGGCGCAGGGCAACGGCGTGGTCTTTCTCAAGGGCCCCGAGCAGTCGCTCTGGCTTTACTCGATGGGTGAGTGGGAAAAGGTGTTGGAGCGGACCAAGACCACGCTCGATGAAGACCAAAGCCGCCTGTTCATGCACTTCATCGTCTCGGAAGCCGGCACCTCAGAGATCGACAAGGCGGGACGTATCCTGATCCCCGGCCGGCTCAGGAAACTCATCCCGGTCGATGAAGACCAGGAGATCGTGCTGGTCGGGCTCTATCATCGGCTGGAAATCTGGAACCCGGCCGAGTGGCGCCGCTACCTGAGCAAGACCGAAGACAGGTACGAACAGCACCTGTCCAAGATTCTCAACCTGCTCTGA
- a CDS encoding RusA family crossover junction endodeoxyribonuclease yields MVKRLPGAGRLRSVPLAAGRPPQPLPVVSAERLSLSLPVPPSVNHQYATVNGRRLLSAAGRSYKALVGQQIVLALARSPHRHALLETLRADELALSIRFYFTSRLRRDVDGGLKIAQDALCEGLGINDNRIVETHLYKHLDKLNPRIEIALSPVTAST; encoded by the coding sequence ATGGTGAAGCGTCTGCCGGGCGCCGGCCGACTCCGCTCGGTCCCGCTGGCCGCCGGCCGACCGCCGCAACCTTTACCCGTCGTGTCCGCTGAACGTCTCTCCTTGAGCTTGCCGGTCCCCCCCAGCGTCAACCATCAATATGCCACGGTCAACGGGCGCCGCCTACTCTCCGCCGCCGGGAGAAGCTACAAGGCGCTTGTCGGGCAACAGATCGTCCTCGCGCTGGCGCGGTCGCCGCACCGTCACGCCTTGCTCGAGACCCTGCGAGCGGACGAGTTGGCCCTCTCGATTCGGTTCTATTTCACCTCGCGGTTGCGGCGGGACGTGGACGGAGGCCTCAAGATCGCCCAGGACGCCCTGTGCGAGGGACTGGGCATCAACGACAACCGGATCGTGGAAACGCATTTGTACAAGCACCTCGACAAGCTGAACCCTCGAATCGAGATTGCCCTGTCTCCCGTCACGGCTTCGACTTGA
- a CDS encoding FtsX-like permease family protein: protein MNAFGYDMDDVIYVPFSTALQRVKGRSLSEPVEAILASTHGREEIPLAIEQVRSVLRERHRKGPSQADDFTIKTDVEMSGVGQAADAELTKMLAVVAAVSLLGAGIGIMNILLVSVTERTREIGVRMAVGAKRRHILVQFLIEAMTLSLVGGIVGILLGIAGARLTTVVAGWPTIISAESVVVAFLFSLAVGLFFGLYPANKAARLNPIEALRYE, encoded by the coding sequence GTGAACGCCTTCGGCTACGACATGGACGATGTGATTTATGTCCCGTTTTCTACCGCGCTACAGAGAGTAAAGGGCCGCTCGCTGTCGGAACCGGTAGAGGCGATTTTGGCTTCCACACACGGGCGCGAAGAAATCCCGCTGGCGATCGAGCAGGTCCGGTCGGTGTTGCGGGAACGCCATAGAAAGGGACCGAGTCAAGCGGACGACTTTACGATTAAAACGGACGTTGAGATGAGCGGTGTCGGTCAGGCGGCAGATGCGGAGCTGACCAAAATGTTGGCAGTGGTTGCCGCCGTATCGTTACTGGGGGCCGGAATCGGGATCATGAACATTCTGCTGGTGTCGGTGACCGAACGGACGAGGGAGATCGGCGTTCGTATGGCGGTGGGTGCGAAGCGGCGCCACATCCTGGTTCAATTCCTGATCGAGGCCATGACCTTGAGCCTGGTCGGCGGCATCGTGGGAATCCTGCTCGGCATCGCCGGCGCCCGGCTCACGACCGTCGTGGCCGGCTGGCCGACGATCATCTCGGCGGAATCGGTTGTCGTGGCCTTCCTGTTTTCGCTGGCTGTCGGGCTGTTCTTCGGCCTCTACCCCGCCAACAAGGCCGCGCGCCTCAATCCGATCGAGGCGTTGCGGTATGAATAA
- a CDS encoding ABC transporter permease: MSTFVWLTVVTALRILGRNRMRAGLTMLGIVIGVGAVIAMVSIGQGARAAVQAQVASMGTNVIIILPGATTVGGVRGGQGGAVTLTVTDALELKKRVPLLRETAWAKRDVMQIVNGNKNWNGPVNGISPGYLTIRDWSFVSGGPITQADMDSAARVALVGQTVVENLFDPGEEPVGATIRIKNVPFRVIGVLAPKGQSAQGSDQDDIIFIPFTTAERKVFGTMFLGSVGALFASTDRAEDLPEAVEQIREVLRARHRLQPDQPDDFTVRTQVDIGRVQEGTSQTLTVMLFAIASVSLLVGGIGIMNILLVSVTERTREIGVRMAVGAKRRHILVQFLIEAMTLSLVGGIVGILLGIAGARLTTVVAGWPTIISAESVVVAFLFSLAVGLFFGLYPANKAARLNPIEALRYE; this comes from the coding sequence ATGTCGACGTTCGTCTGGTTGACCGTCGTCACGGCCCTGCGTATTCTCGGCCGGAATCGGATGCGGGCCGGCTTGACGATGTTGGGCATCGTCATCGGCGTCGGCGCCGTCATCGCCATGGTCAGCATAGGCCAGGGCGCGCGCGCGGCCGTGCAGGCGCAGGTGGCCAGCATGGGCACCAACGTGATCATCATCCTGCCCGGCGCGACGACGGTGGGCGGCGTTCGCGGGGGACAGGGCGGCGCCGTGACCTTGACGGTGACGGACGCGTTGGAACTGAAAAAGCGGGTTCCCTTGCTGCGTGAAACGGCCTGGGCGAAGCGCGACGTGATGCAGATCGTCAACGGCAACAAGAATTGGAACGGCCCGGTGAACGGGATCTCCCCCGGCTATCTGACAATCCGGGACTGGTCCTTCGTCAGCGGTGGGCCTATCACGCAGGCCGACATGGATAGCGCCGCGCGTGTGGCCTTGGTCGGACAGACGGTGGTCGAAAACCTGTTCGATCCGGGCGAGGAGCCGGTCGGCGCGACGATCCGGATCAAAAACGTGCCGTTCCGCGTCATCGGTGTGCTCGCGCCCAAGGGCCAATCCGCCCAGGGTTCGGACCAGGACGATATCATTTTCATTCCGTTCACGACGGCCGAACGCAAGGTCTTCGGCACCATGTTCCTCGGCTCGGTCGGCGCCCTCTTCGCTTCAACCGATCGGGCGGAAGACCTGCCGGAAGCGGTGGAGCAGATCCGCGAGGTCTTACGAGCGCGCCATCGTCTGCAGCCGGACCAGCCCGACGACTTCACGGTCCGGACGCAGGTGGACATCGGCAGGGTGCAGGAAGGGACCAGCCAGACCTTGACGGTCATGCTCTTTGCGATCGCGTCGGTGTCGTTGCTGGTCGGCGGAATCGGGATCATGAACATTCTGCTGGTGTCGGTGACCGAACGGACGAGAGAGATCGGCGTTCGTATGGCGGTGGGTGCGAAGCGGCGCCACATCCTGGTTCAATTCCTGATCGAGGCCATGACCTTGAGCCTGGTCGGCGGCATCGTGGGAATCCTGCTCGGCATCGCCGGCGCCCGGCTCACGACCGTCGTGGCCGGCTGGCCGACGATCATCTCGGCGGAATCGGTTGTCGTGGCCTTCCTGTTTTCGCTGGCTGTCGGGCTGTTCTTCGGCCTCTACCCCGCCAACAAGGCCGCGCGCCTCAATCCGATCGAGGCGTTGCGGTACGAATGA
- a CDS encoding ABC transporter ATP-binding protein, translating into MGALIVCENLWKIYRVGDVEVQALRGVDLTIERGGFVAVMGASGSGKSTLMNIIGCLDQPTRGRYWLDGVEVGTLGPDTLADIRNRQIGFVFQNFNLIPRTSALENAQLPLFYRGLSLKEQRALAAAALERVGLSGREHHYPTQLSGGQQQRVAIARALVSSPSILLADEPTGNLDTESSREIMGILQRLNREDHLTIILVTHEPDIAACASRELGMKDGRIISDRRADVLSASAARRPGT; encoded by the coding sequence ATGGGCGCGCTGATCGTTTGCGAGAATCTCTGGAAGATCTATCGCGTCGGCGATGTGGAGGTCCAGGCGCTGCGCGGCGTCGATTTGACCATCGAGCGCGGCGGGTTCGTGGCGGTGATGGGCGCGTCCGGCTCCGGCAAGTCCACGCTGATGAACATCATAGGCTGCCTCGATCAACCGACCCGGGGACGCTATTGGCTGGACGGGGTCGAAGTCGGCACACTCGGGCCGGATACGTTGGCCGACATCCGCAACCGGCAGATCGGCTTCGTCTTTCAGAATTTCAATCTCATCCCCAGAACCAGCGCTCTCGAGAACGCGCAGTTGCCGCTGTTCTATCGGGGCCTGTCCTTGAAAGAACAGCGCGCGCTCGCCGCAGCGGCTTTGGAGCGCGTCGGGCTCTCCGGGCGGGAACATCACTATCCCACCCAACTGTCCGGCGGCCAACAGCAGCGTGTCGCCATCGCCCGCGCGCTGGTGTCCTCGCCGTCGATCCTCCTGGCCGACGAGCCGACGGGCAACCTGGATACCGAGTCCAGCCGGGAGATCATGGGGATTCTGCAGCGACTGAACCGCGAAGACCACCTCACCATCATCCTGGTCACGCACGAACCGGACATCGCCGCCTGTGCGTCCCGCGAACTGGGGATGAAGGACGGGCGAATCATCAGCGACCGGCGGGCGGACGTCCTGTCCGCCTCCGCCGCAAGGAGACCCGGAACCTGA